From Haloarcula rubripromontorii:
TGGGGCTCGCGACCCCCGCCGCGACGATGGTCGGGACAGCTATCGGCGCGCGTAACGGCGTCCTGTTCAAGGGCGGCGACGTACTCGAACGCGTCCACGAGGTCGACACCGTCGTCTTCGACAAGACAGGGACGCTGACGCAAGGCGAGATGGAACTCACGGACGTGGAAGTCGTCGGTCCCGCCGCGGACGGCGGGACGCTCAAGCCCGACTACGAAGTCTCCGAAGAGTTCGTCCTCGAAGTCGCCGCCAGCGCCGAGCGCGCCAGCGAGCATCCGCTGGCCGAGGCCATCGTCGAGGGCGCACGCGAGCGCGGCATCGAGGTGGAGGACCCCGACGACTTCGAGAACGTCCCCGGTCAGGGCGTGAAAGCGACGACGCGCCACGGCCGCGTCCTCGTCGGCAACCGGAAACTGCTGTCCGAGGCCGGCGTCGACACCGCGCCGGCGGAGGAGCGGATGGACGCGCTGGAACGCGAGGGCAAGACGGCAATGCTGGTCGCGCTGGCTGACGAGGCCGAAGAAGACAGCGACGGTGACCCGGACTACCGCCTCATCGGCATCGTCGCCGACGCCGACACGGTCAAGGACTCAGCGACGGCCGCCGTGAGCGGCCTGCGAGAGCGGGGGCTTGGCGTCTGGCTCATCACCGGCGATAACGAGCGGACCGCCCGCGCAGTCGCCGAGGAAGTCGGCATCGACCCCGACAACGTGATGGCCGACGTACTCCCCGAAGACAAGGCCGACGCCGTCGACGACCTCCAGAGCGACGGCGACCAGGCGATGATGGTCGGCGACGGCGTCAACGACGCGCCCGCGCTGGCGGCCGCGAGCGTCGGCTGTGCCATCGGTTCCGGGACCGACGTGGCAATCGAG
This genomic window contains:
- a CDS encoding heavy metal translocating P-type ATPase, whose protein sequence is VDESMVTGESVPVEKGEGDEVIGSTVNQNGVLEIEATKVGSETAIQQIAERVRQAQSRQPDIQNVADRISAYFVPAVIANAVLWAVLWVVAPETLAAVVDALPLWGLAAGGPAGVGVSEFAVVVFASAVLIACPCALGLATPAATMVGTAIGARNGVLFKGGDVLERVHEVDTVVFDKTGTLTQGEMELTDVEVVGPAADGGTLKPDYEVSEEFVLEVAASAERASEHPLAEAIVEGARERGIEVEDPDDFENVPGQGVKATTRHGRVLVGNRKLLSEAGVDTAPAEERMDALEREGKTAMLVALADEAEEDSDGDPDYRLIGIVADADTVKDSATAAVSGLRERGLGVWLITGDNERTARAVAEEVGIDPDNVMADVLPEDKADAVDDLQSDGDQAMMVGDGVNDAPALAAASVGCAIGSGTDVAIEAGDVTLLRDDPADVVKAIRISEATLQKIKQNLFWALGYNTVMIPLASLGLLQPVLAAAAMAASSVSVLANSLAFRRYTPDAAYRLLSFLRR